From Megalobrama amblycephala isolate DHTTF-2021 linkage group LG8, ASM1881202v1, whole genome shotgun sequence, the proteins below share one genomic window:
- the LOC125273423 gene encoding FUN14 domain-containing protein 1 isoform X1 yields the protein MAEQQQQHTEGQADEDEAYEMVDLTTYARSHQWWSAVFGNNSGPIVEKYSVATQIMMGGVTGWCAGYLFQRVGKIAATAVGGGFLLLQIANHSGYVQVDWKKVEKDVNKAKRRLKKKANKAAPEINTFIEEASEFVKKNIVVSSGFVGGFLLGLAS from the exons ATGGcggaacaacaacaacaacacacagAAG GACAGGCCGATGAAGACGAGGCTTACGAGATGGTGGATCTGACCACATACGCACGGAGTCACCAGTGGTGGAGCGCCGTGTTTGGGAACAACTCCGGGCCGATCGTGGAGAAATACTCGGTGGCCACTCAGATTATGATGGGCGGAGTCACAGGCTG GTGTGCGGGATACCTGTTTCAGCGGGTGGGAAAGATCGCCGCTACGGCCGTCGGAGGAGGATTTCTGTTGTTACAG ATAGCCAATCACAGCGGCTACGTCCAAGTTGACTGGAAGAAAGTGGAGAAAGATGTTAACAAAGCAAAGAGACGCCTGAAGAAGAAAGCCAATAAAGCCGCACCTGAGATCAACACGTTTATTGAGGAG GCTTCTGAATTTGTGAAGAAAAACATTGTCGTTTCAAGTGGATTTGTCGGTGGCTTCTTGCTTGGCCTCGCCTCTTGA
- the LOC125273423 gene encoding FUN14 domain-containing protein 1 isoform X2 has translation MVDLTTYARSHQWWSAVFGNNSGPIVEKYSVATQIMMGGVTGWCAGYLFQRVGKIAATAVGGGFLLLQIANHSGYVQVDWKKVEKDVNKAKRRLKKKANKAAPEINTFIEEASEFVKKNIVVSSGFVGGFLLGLAS, from the exons ATGGTGGATCTGACCACATACGCACGGAGTCACCAGTGGTGGAGCGCCGTGTTTGGGAACAACTCCGGGCCGATCGTGGAGAAATACTCGGTGGCCACTCAGATTATGATGGGCGGAGTCACAGGCTG GTGTGCGGGATACCTGTTTCAGCGGGTGGGAAAGATCGCCGCTACGGCCGTCGGAGGAGGATTTCTGTTGTTACAG ATAGCCAATCACAGCGGCTACGTCCAAGTTGACTGGAAGAAAGTGGAGAAAGATGTTAACAAAGCAAAGAGACGCCTGAAGAAGAAAGCCAATAAAGCCGCACCTGAGATCAACACGTTTATTGAGGAG GCTTCTGAATTTGTGAAGAAAAACATTGTCGTTTCAAGTGGATTTGTCGGTGGCTTCTTGCTTGGCCTCGCCTCTTGA